In one Phyllostomus discolor isolate MPI-MPIP mPhyDis1 chromosome 8, mPhyDis1.pri.v3, whole genome shotgun sequence genomic region, the following are encoded:
- the RHBDF2 gene encoding inactive rhomboid protein 2, with protein sequence MASADKNGESVSSVSSSRLQSRKPPNLSITIPPLETPAPDEQTSMLPLRPRNPAYLKSVSLQEPRGRWQEGSEKRPGFRRQASLSQSIRKGTAQWFGVSGDWELARQHWQRRSLHHCSVRYGRLKPSCQRELELPSQDTPSFQGTESPKSCKMPKIVDPLARGRAFRHPDEVDRPHAPHPPLTPGVLSLTSFTSVRSGHSHLPRRKRISVAHMSLQAASALLKGRSVLDAAGQQCRVVKRSFAYPSFLEEDAVDGADTFDSSFFSKEEMSSMPDDVFESPPLSARYFRAVPRSASPVSPGGVQVSLKEHGHAPVPAAKRGKRIASKVKHFAFDRQKRHYGLGVVGNWLNRSYRRSISSTVQRQLESFDSHRPYFTYWLTFVHIVITLLVICTYGIAPVGFAQHVTTQLVLRNKGVYESVKYLQQENFWIGPSSIDLIHLGAKFSPCIRKDEQIEQLVSRERDLERDSGCCVQNDHSGCIQTQRKDCSETLATFVKWQDDTGPPMDKSDVDLKRTSGAVCHQDPRTCEEPASSGPHIWPDDITKWPICTEQARSNRTGFLHMDCQIKGRPCCIGTKGSCEITTREYCEFMHGYFHEEATLCSQVHCLDEVCGLLPFLNPEVPDQFYRLWLSLFLHAGLVHCVVSVVFQMTILRDLEKLAGWHRISIIFILSGITGNLASAIFLPYRAEVGPAGSQFGLLACLFVELFQSWQLLERPWKALLNLAAITLFLFVCGLLPWIDNIAHIFGFLSGLLLAFAFLPYITFGTSDKYRKRALILVSLLVFAGLFASLVIWLYVYPIHWPWIEYLTCFPFTSRFCEKYELDQVLH encoded by the exons ATGGCCTCTGCAGACAAGAATGGCGAGAGCGTCTCCTCTGTGTCCAGCAGCCGCCTGCAGAGCCGGAAGCCGCCCAACCTGTCCATCACCATCCCGCCGCTCGAGACCCCGGCCCCCGATGAGCAGACCAGCATGCTGCCCCTG CGGCCCAGGAACCCAGCCTACCTGAAGAGCGTCAGCCTCCAGGAGCCGCGGGGGCGATGGCAGGAGGGCTCCGAGAAGCGGCCGGGCTTCCGCCGCCAGGCCTCCCTGTCTCAGAGCATCCGCAA GGGCACCGCGCAGTGGTTCGGGGTCAGCGGCGACTGGGAGCTGGCGCGGCAACACTGGCAGCGCAGGAGCCTGCACCACTGCAGCGTGCGCTACGGCCGCCTGAAGCCCTCGTGCCAGCGCGAGCTGgagctccccagccaggacaCGCCTTCCTTCCAGGGCACGGAGTCGCCAAAGTCCTGCAAGATGCCCAAG atcGTGGACCCGCTGGCCCGAGGCCGGGCATTCCGCCACCCTGACGAGGTGGACCGGCCCCACGCCCCGCACCCACCGCTGACACCAGGGGTCCTAtccctcacctccttcaccaGCGTCCGCTCCGGCCACTCCCACCTGCCCCGCAGGAAGAGGATATCTGTGGCCCACATGAGCCTCCAAGCGGCCTCCGCCCTCCTCAAG GGGCGCTCAGTGCTGGACGCCGCTGGACAGCAGTGCCGGGTGGTCAAACGCAGCTTCGCCTACcccagcttcctggaggaggacgCGGTCGATGGGGCGGACACCTTTGACTCCTCGTTTTTTAGTAAG GAAGAGATGAGCTCCATGCCCGACGATGTGTTTGAGTCTCCCCCGCTCTCCGCCAGATACTTCCGGGCGGTCCCCCGCTCAGCCTCACCTGTCTCCCCCGGCGGGGTGCAGGTCTCGCT GAAGGAGCACGGCCACGCTCCCGTGCCTGCGGCCAAGCGCGGCAAGCGCATCGCCTCCAAGGTGAAGCACTTTGCCTTCGACCGGCAGAAGCGGCATTACGGCCTGGGCGTGGTGGGCAACTGGCTGAACCGCAGCTACCGCCGCAGCATCAGCAGCACGGTGCAGCGGCAGCTGGAGAGCTTCGACAGCCACCG GCCCTACTTCACCTATTGGCTGACGTTCGTGCACATCGTCATCACGCTGCTGGTGATCTGCACGTACGGCATCGCGCCTGTGGGCTTTGCTCAGCACGTCACCACCCAGCTG GTGCTCAGGAACAAAGGTGTGTACGAGAGCGTGAAGTACCTCCAGCAGGAGAACTTCTGGATCGGCCCCAGCTCG atcGACCTGATCCACCTGGGAGCCAAGTTCTCGCCCTGCATCCGGAAGGATGAGCAGATCGAGCAGCTGGTGTCGCGGGAGCGAGACCTGGAGCGGGACTCGGGCTGCTGCGTCCAGAATGACCACTCGGGCTGCATCCAGACCCAGCGGAAGGACTGCTCG GAAACTTTGGCTACTTTTGTCAAGTGGCAGGATGACACGGGGCCCCCCATGGACAAGTCCGACGTGGACCTGAAGCGGACGTCAGGAGCCGTGTGCCACCAGGACCCCAG AACCTGCGAGGAGCCAGCCTCCAGCGGTCCCCACATCTGGCCTGATGACATTACCAAGTGGCCA ATCTGCACGGAGCAGGCCCGCAGCAACCGCACGGGCTTCCTGCACATGGACTGCCAGATCAAAGGCCGCCCCTGCTGCATCGGCACCAAGGGCAG CTGCGAGATCACCACGCGGGAGTACTGCGAGTTCATGCACGGCTACTTCCACGAGGAGGCGACGCTCTGCTCCCAG GTGCACTGCCTGGACGAGGTGTGCGGGCTGCTGCCCTTCCTCAACCCCGAGGTCCCGGATCAGTTCTACAGGCTCTGGCTGTCTCTGTTCCTCCATGCTGG CCTGGTGCACTGCGTCGTGTCGGTGGTCTTCCAAATGACCATCTTGCGGGACCTGGAGAAGCTGGCCGGCTGGCACCGCATCTCCATCATCTTCATCCTCAGTGGCATCACCGGCAACCTCGCCAGCGCCATCTTCCTCCCCTACCGGGCCGAG gtggGCCCGGCGGGGTCCCAGTTCGGCCTCCTCGCCTGCCTCTTCGTGGAGCTCTTCCAGAGCTGGCAGCTGCTGGAGCGGCCCTGGAAGGCCCTGCTGAACCTGGCGGCCATCACGCTGTTCCTGTTCGTGTGCGGCCTGCTGCCCTGGATCGACAACATCGCCCACATCTTCGGCTTCCTCAGCGGCCTGCTGCTGGCCTTCGCCTTCCTGCCCTACATCACCTTCGGCACCAGCGACAAGTACCGCAAGCGCGCCCTCATCCTGGTGTCGCTGCTGGTCTTCGCCGGCCTCTTCGCCTCGCTGGTCATCTGGCTCTACGTCTACCCCATCCACTGGCCCTGGATCGAGTACCTCACCTGCTTCCCCTTCACCAGCCGCTTCTGCGAGAAATACGAGCTGGACCAGGTGCTGCACTGA